taaacaaaagtgctgctttgcactctggttgcaattatgcaacacacttactcctttatgcaacacacatggtcctgcatactacactctatttcatacataagacacttcgttcaaaaatgaaatttcagggtgccatttggaaaacacatgtatccaaaatacaaaacacatcgggtaattgcaaccactcaaatatacacctgaaggcacttacttgtaaaactgaacaccaattagccaaccacaaaaagccctcagtttagccaattcaagaactttgcaagcatggatggagggagagcaagaggaagaggaggaggaggtcaaaGAGGCCATGCAGAATAGACCAGATCAGCCCAGGTTTGTGGTGATATGGGATAATGTCAGTTTCCATCGGGCTGCTCTGGTCCAGGCCTGGTTCTCCAACCACAGTCAACTTGAAGTGGTATGCTTGCCCCCTtactcaccatttttaaacCCTATAGAGGAATTTTTTTCGGCTTGGAGATGGCGTGTATATGACCGCCAACTACATGCCTGCatgcctcttctgcaggcaatggaacaggcctgcggcgacattcaggtgacagcaatccatggatggttttgacatggaagaggatattttccccggtgccTAGCGGGAGAAGACATTGCTTgcgatgttgatgaggtcctgtggccagaccccaacagacggcgggatccatgagcccacgtatgcacaattgtcatgattttttgtttacagtatagtgttttttctattactgtattatgggttgttttttttttttgttttttttgctttatctgaattcatggtactgcaatgtacaatattgagtaggcctatttgcttttttggttgtttgcaaatgtgtctcctgaaaatatgccttctgaatgaacaatggaaatCAAAGACTGCAGTGCTTTATATAAAGTAGACTAGTGTGTTCCCCCTGCTCTGTAGgtgtttgcatatgatgcaagtatgtgtcattttgtcaacagagttacattttgacaaaggaatgttaggttttgatagcagagtttaggttttgagagtagagtttcaatttggtgcagatgtgaatggtatatttcccagtgttgtgtcatgtttacttgtgtttagggttttggcacaatgagcaaagttttgcaaaatgtgttcaggcaacgggcaaaaactgtaacagACAAGCTATACCTCCCAACAAAATTATGGACTGTTTCTGTAGTATCTACGAATGTTAACACACAACATCCCacaatagcaaaaacaatattccAAACCTTAGATACAGTATAAAAACCTCTCCTTCTGCAATGATATCAGTACAaaaacaatatcaatatcaaaaatatatctcagctgataataaacaaacaattgaataattgacacacagctgatttatgTTGGGTAAATTGGGCCAACCACAGCTTCTTCCATTCTGGCTTAGAGTCAGTGGGGTTTATAAGGCAAGACCTTGAGGAGtgatgtttttggaaacaaaaaaaagacaaacactgtaATGTCTGGTCGAGGAAGAGTAGGAGCAAGGGgcccagggagaagagcaggccCAAGGAGAGGGCAAGGTAGAGGTGTAAGAATGCGTGGTGGTGGCATTCCAAGGGCTGCAAGAACAGTAGTCAGTGATGAAATTCGTGCCACTATCgttgaccatgtaatcaaccatgGTCTTTCACTAAGAGAGGCTGGTGAAAGAGTGCAGCCCAATTTGAGGCGGTCAATGGTTGCCTCCATTATACGCATCTTTCAACAAACCAACAGGTAAGTATTGCATTTTACATGGATTGTTTCTATTCTCACTTGACATGTCAATATGGTCATACAGTAATGCATATGTtgaattttttgtctttctaaagAATGCAACATCTTCCACCCTCTGGGGGAAGAGGAAAGCTCCTCAGTAATGATCAGGAGCTTGCCATTGTAGAAATGGTTACTGcaaataatgcaataaaactgCGTGAAATTCAAACTAGAATTGTGGCGGACCATGAGATATTTGACAATATCGATAGAATCAGCCTCACAACCATTACGCGGACattgtccaaacacagagtgcggATGAAGCACCTCTACACTGTTCcctttgagaggaacagtgagaggGTCAAGGAGCTACGACAACAATATGTCCAGGTATAGTGTATATTCAATCCAATGTCCAGTTCTATAAGCTTTGCACTTTGCAAGTAGGTAACCTACACAATACTAGGTTACAGTACAGTATGGTATACAGTAATAACATGACTTACATAAACTTTGTTTCAGAGAGTTATGGAATTGGAGGCCAACCATGCCCCTCATGAATTCATATACATCGATGAGGCAGGATTCAATCTGGCCAAAAGGCGTCGACGTGGACGAAATGTAATTGGAAAAAGGGCCACAGTTGATGTGCCAGGACAGAGAGGGGCAAACATTACCATGTGTGCAGCAATTGCAAATGCAGGATTACTCCTTCACAGATGTCAGGTTGGACCCTATAATACAGAGCGCTTGCTTGCCTTTCTCAATGATCTCCACCAGCGCCTGGTTCCAGAGCAGGGTCAGGAGGGTGAAAACATGAGGACCTTTGTAATTACCTGGGACAATGTGGCTTTCCATCACTCGCAAGCAATAACAACATGGTTTGAAGTCCACCCAAGACTGGTAAGTCTCTTCCTTCCACCCTATTCACCtttcctcaaccccatagaggaGTTCTTTTCTGCATGGAGGTGGAAGGTTTATGACCATCAGCCATATGACCAGATGTCCCTCCTTGAAGCCATGGATGCTGGCTCCAGGGACATCACAGTTGACGATTGCCAAGGGTGG
This region of Maylandia zebra isolate NMK-2024a linkage group LG20, Mzebra_GT3a, whole genome shotgun sequence genomic DNA includes:
- the LOC143414336 gene encoding uncharacterized protein LOC143414336; this translates as MQHLPPSGGRGKLLSNDQELAIVEMVTANNAIKLREIQTRIVADHEIFDNIDRISLTTITRTLSKHRVRMKHLYTVPFERNSERVKELRQQYVQRVMELEANHAPHEFIYIDEAGFNLAKRRRRGRNVIGKRATVDVPGQRGANITMCAAIANAGLLLHRCQVGPYNTERLLAFLNDLHQRLVPEQGQEGENMRTFVITWDNVAFHHSQAITTWFEVHPRLVSLFLPPYSPFLNPIEEFFSAWRWKVYDHQPYDQMSLLEAMDAGSRDITVDDCQGWIRHTMRFYPRCIDLDNIRCDVDENMCPNPEDRRD